Genomic window (Pradoshia sp. D12):
CTGCTGATAGGTTGAAAATCCTGCGATAGTCATCTAATGGAATAGATACTAGTTCCTCTTCACCAATAACGATCTTATCTTCATCACTAATTTCGTTCCATTGAATCATCCTAGTTGTTTCTTCCTCAGAGAAAAAATATGGCGACGTACATTGTTCAACAAACAGTCCATTACTTTCAGCAAATTGAATAGCGGATTGACAATTTACATTAGACCCAATATACATATAGTAATCATAGCCAAAGTGTATGAAGAATTGATCTTTACTATAGAGCTTACACCATATAAAATTTCGCAAAATCATTTTGCAAATCAAACGCAATTCATTTTTGTTTACCAACAGGTCTTCTTTGAGAACCAGCTTTTCAAATTCCTGTTCGTATAAAGGTGATGTAAGGTCTTCTTCAGAAATCTTCTTATCCAATTGCAAAATTCTTAGTGAATCAATATTACTTTCCTCCATGAATTTAATCATGGAATTTATATAAGCTGTCTCAACCTGAAGATATTCATGAAAAGTGAATTCCTTCCCATTAATAAATTCCCCTATTTCAGAAGGACAAGTCCATTCCTCCGCTATGGTATAGTACCCATTTTCATCCCTAAAATCAGGATTAAACTTTGTGACACACCACTGAAAATCTATTTGTTTAACCACCCTGCCCCTCCTCCATTCTCCGTAAGTAAAGTATATCATTTACATTAAATTTCATATTGAAATTCCAAATTGCAGGAGTTTTCTTTTTAACATCTCGTGTTTTGCAAGGGAATTTAAGGCTATAAAAGCTCTTAAAATGAAACGAGAACCCGTTAGGTATATGATGTAAAAATATATCATAAAGAAAAAATAACAAATTCACATTTTCCAAAACCCATTTGCTCTATTACGAATACGGATTACATAACAAAAAGGATAATCACCCAAGCAGGCAACGGTGTCCTCACTTAGAGAGATTATCCTTTACAATTTAATATCAGCTGAACAACTTTACATATCGCCCGTATCCTTCTTTTTCCAATTCTTCTTTTGGTATAAACTTTAGTGCAGCAGAATTAATGCAGTATCTTATCCCTGCAGGACCCGGACCGTCGGGGAATACATGACCTAAATGAGAATCCGCTTCATTACTCCGGACTTCTACGCGACGCATGCCGTGTGAATAGTCGTCCTTTTCGATTACTTCAGACTCATCAATAGGTTTTGTGAAACTTGGCCAACCACACCCCGCGTCATATTTATCCTTTGAACTGAAGAGTGGCTTTCCCGAAACGATATCCACATAGATCCCTTCTTGTTGGTTGTCCCAGTATTCATTTCGAAAAGGCGGTTCTGTACCACTTCGCTGGGTTACGTCATATTGCATAGGTGTTAGTTCTTTTAGACGATCAGAATAATTGGTCAATTATTTTCACCCCAATGCTCTTTAATAAACCCAGAACGCCCTGAACCTACTTGATAGGATTCATAATGATCTTTATTCTTCTTATAGAAATGCTGATGGTACTCCTCAGCTGGATAAAAGGTTTTGGCAGGAAGAATCGGTGTTACAATTTCCTTTGTAAATCTACCGCTGTTACCCAACTCTTTTTTGGATTGCTCCGCAATTTCCTTTTGTTCCTCGGTTGTATAGAAAATGGCTGTCTTATAGGAGTCTCCTCGATCACAAAATTGTCCGCCTGCATCTGTTGGGTCAATTTGCTGCCAGAATAACTCCACAATTGATTTATATTTTATAATAGCGGGATCAAATGTAATTTCTACTGCTTCTACATGTCCAGTACTACCTGAACAAACTTCCTCGTAAGTAGGATTTTCTTTATGTCCGCCTGTATAGCCTGAAATAACACTTTTTACTCCTGGAAATGTGTCAAAGGGTTTTACCATGCACCAAAAACACCCACCGGCAAATATTGCTTTTTCCATCATCCTACCCCCTTTTGAGTTTATATTTATAAACGTATAGATATTCTACCCTTTTATTGTTAATTAAGAAAATGGTTTGCTTAAGACTTTTCTCATATAAAGACACATGCCTAAGCTCTCTTGCATATAGCTAGAATATAATTTGGAAGTGCAAGGAGTGAGACCAATGTCCTCTATGAATGGACAAAGCTATTATCAGAAGGCAAAGGAATACGATTTACTCTCCCAGTATTACAAATATACAAATCCTGATTTGTATATTAAGTATTACTACAGACATCTGCATTATATGGATCAGTTACTTCATCAAGGGGCAGGAAATGAGCGGACTACGCTTGGTAAGATAAGGTTTTTCCATGCCCTTCCATCTGTAAAAAGCATAGATTTATATATAAATGGAACACGGATTTTCAAGAACGTCCCATCTAAATCTGTTAGTCATTATTTATCACTGCCTGAGGGGAAATATGAATTTGACCTTTATCCGAGCGGCCAATCACATTCCGCTTTGTTAAGCAGAAAAGTAGACATTAAAGAAGGAACCCCTTATACCATTATTGCTGCAGCGAATCAAAATGGATATTCTCTCTTTTCAATCGAGGATAATCTTACTCTTCCGACCAGGGAGACAAAGTTAAACTGTTTAAATCTAAATCCTGATTCGGCTGGTATCGATATCGCTGTAACAGGTGGAGATACCATATTTTCTAATTTAGCCTATAAAAAGCCCAGCTCTTATCTTGGATTGACTCCGATGACAGTAGAATTTTTAGTGAAATGTTCAAAATCGAAAGAAATGATTCTTGATCCTTTTTCCGTCACCCTCCATCCCGACCAAATATACACAATGCTTATTTTAAGCTCGGGAAACGAACATAAAGACCCGGAAATTGTGTTTATTTAAAAAATGAGAGGAATTGCATCCATGGACTCATGGTACAATTCCTCTTTTTACAATTATTCTACCGGAACTAACAAACTTAACTTAATTTCATCATTTTTGAGATCAAAAGACTTTGCTTTAACTGTGATTCCACTCTTAAGATCCATTTGGCTTAATGCCAAATATATGTTTTTTTCTTTAGGTCGTATCATAACCCATTCAGGTGTATCATATTTTTCGTTAATGTAATTCAATACAAATGTTGCCGGCAAGCTCATACCGCCAATTTGAATAGCTTCATGCTTTAAAAGTAAATCCCCATTTTCGAGTGTAACTGGTTCAAATAACACCTTGATTTCGACATTTCTGCCAAACGCGGATAATGTTCCGTACAATTCAAGACTTTCCTTTAAAAGCACCTCATATTTAATTGGACTATCTGAGCTTTCTTCCTCAATATAATAATTAATAATCCGATTAAGGTCTTCCTTATTGGATGTAAACGGTATCTCCACTTTTTCATCGTTAGTGGCTAGTTTATTTAATGATTCTTCATCCTTTATCGGACGAGTCGTCCAAT
Coding sequences:
- the msrB gene encoding peptide-methionine (R)-S-oxide reductase MsrB — translated: MQYDVTQRSGTEPPFRNEYWDNQQEGIYVDIVSGKPLFSSKDKYDAGCGWPSFTKPIDESEVIEKDDYSHGMRRVEVRSNEADSHLGHVFPDGPGPAGIRYCINSAALKFIPKEELEKEGYGRYVKLFS
- the msrA gene encoding peptide-methionine (S)-S-oxide reductase MsrA — protein: MEKAIFAGGCFWCMVKPFDTFPGVKSVISGYTGGHKENPTYEEVCSGSTGHVEAVEITFDPAIIKYKSIVELFWQQIDPTDAGGQFCDRGDSYKTAIFYTTEEQKEIAEQSKKELGNSGRFTKEIVTPILPAKTFYPAEEYHQHFYKKNKDHYESYQVGSGRSGFIKEHWGENN
- a CDS encoding DUF4397 domain-containing protein, with protein sequence MSSMNGQSYYQKAKEYDLLSQYYKYTNPDLYIKYYYRHLHYMDQLLHQGAGNERTTLGKIRFFHALPSVKSIDLYINGTRIFKNVPSKSVSHYLSLPEGKYEFDLYPSGQSHSALLSRKVDIKEGTPYTIIAAANQNGYSLFSIEDNLTLPTRETKLNCLNLNPDSAGIDIAVTGGDTIFSNLAYKKPSSYLGLTPMTVEFLVKCSKSKEMILDPFSVTLHPDQIYTMLILSSGNEHKDPEIVFI
- a CDS encoding YpmS family protein, whose translation is MRRIFKIDNKWKGLFLGLLAINLIAACILIYWTTRPIKDEESLNKLATNDEKVEIPFTSNKEDLNRIINYYIEEESSDSPIKYEVLLKESLELYGTLSAFGRNVEIKVLFEPVTLENGDLLLKHEAIQIGGMSLPATFVLNYINEKYDTPEWVMIRPKEKNIYLALSQMDLKSGITVKAKSFDLKNDEIKLSLLVPVE